The following are from one region of the Natronocella acetinitrilica genome:
- a CDS encoding rhodanese-like domain-containing protein has product MALARTDATQLRSRLDRDESLFLLDVREDWEFNLGHIPGSVHIPMGQITGRTDDIPQDRPIVCICHHGMRSEQVAHYLLQQGWETVENLQGGVDAWSLEVDPSVPRY; this is encoded by the coding sequence ATGGCTCTCGCCCGAACCGACGCCACACAGCTACGTAGCCGACTCGACCGTGATGAATCCCTGTTCCTGCTGGACGTCCGCGAGGACTGGGAATTCAACCTGGGACATATCCCGGGCTCGGTGCATATTCCCATGGGGCAGATCACGGGGCGCACCGACGACATCCCCCAGGACCGGCCCATAGTCTGCATCTGCCATCACGGCATGCGCAGCGAGCAGGTGGCCCACTATCTGTTACAGCAGGGTTGGGAGACGGTGGAGAACCTGCAGGGCGGGGTCGACGCCTGGTCGCTGGAAGTCGACCCGTCGGTGCCCCGCTACTAG
- a CDS encoding MotA/TolQ/ExbB proton channel family protein: MDGSEFLQRLSVLTELGGPVVMILLAMSVVALAIVLIKSWQFQALRLHRTGFVDGVIERLAAGRADEAAALLADERNPIARVMATAIAERQRRPEHDALVREEVGRVGARYLESLRSQLRSLEVIGALSPLLGLLGTVLGMIEAFRQLEAAGSRVDPALLSGGIWEALLTTAVGLAVAIPAVFALNWLERRVERFRHAMEDSVTRVFTQSADPEPQRLSSAAPAAELAARRAGDAH, encoded by the coding sequence ATGGACGGCAGCGAATTCCTTCAACGGTTGTCAGTGCTCACCGAGTTGGGCGGGCCGGTGGTGATGATTCTGCTTGCCATGTCCGTGGTCGCGCTTGCCATCGTGCTGATCAAGAGCTGGCAGTTCCAGGCGCTGCGATTACACCGGACGGGCTTTGTCGATGGCGTCATCGAGCGCCTCGCCGCAGGCCGCGCCGACGAAGCCGCCGCGCTGCTCGCCGACGAGCGCAACCCCATCGCCCGTGTCATGGCGACGGCGATAGCCGAGCGCCAGCGACGCCCGGAGCACGATGCGCTGGTCCGGGAAGAGGTCGGGCGGGTTGGTGCCCGGTATCTGGAAAGCCTGCGTTCGCAACTGCGCAGTCTCGAGGTGATTGGGGCGCTCAGCCCGTTGCTCGGGCTGTTGGGCACGGTGCTGGGGATGATCGAGGCCTTCCGGCAACTCGAGGCGGCTGGCAGCCGGGTCGACCCGGCCCTGCTCTCCGGCGGTATCTGGGAGGCCCTGCTCACCACAGCTGTCGGTCTTGCCGTGGCGATCCCCGCAGTGTTCGCGCTGAACTGGCTTGAGCGCCGGGTCGAGCGTTTCAGACACGCCATGGAAGATTCCGTGACCCGCGTGTTCACGCAGTCGGCGGATCCTGAGCCCCAACGGCTCAGCAGCGCGGCCCCAGCTGCCGAGCTTGCCGCGAGGCGTGCCGGCGATGCGCATTGA
- a CDS encoding glycosyltransferase family 9 protein: MVPVIRSLQQAWPETHITWIIGRTESVLLGDLDGVEFITFDKRAGAAGRRAVAEALSQRRFDALLLMQVALRAGWLSRVVRADQRIGFDSQRSRDFHGLFVNRRIAPHPRAHVMDGFFDFINALGVTERVLRWDIPVPEAARQRADDLVPPDQPTMVISPCSSQRVANFRNWSIASYVELVRHAHNRHGLQVIITGGPTAEERRYGESIAREAGVPVENLVGRTTLKELLAILGRAEVVVSPDSGPAHMAVAAGTPVIGLYATSNPDRTGPYLGRRWVVNRYPDAVKAHWGKSVDQVAWGRRVRRADAMDLITVADVTGRLDALMATPGAERLQERISP; this comes from the coding sequence ATGGTCCCGGTGATCAGAAGCCTGCAGCAGGCCTGGCCCGAGACGCACATCACCTGGATTATCGGGCGCACCGAATCCGTACTGCTGGGCGATCTGGACGGGGTGGAGTTTATCACTTTCGATAAGCGTGCTGGCGCCGCCGGGCGCCGTGCCGTGGCCGAGGCGCTGTCCCAGCGCCGCTTCGATGCCCTGTTGCTGATGCAGGTTGCACTGCGTGCCGGGTGGCTGTCCCGGGTGGTCCGGGCCGATCAGCGCATTGGTTTCGACAGCCAGCGCAGCCGAGACTTCCATGGCCTGTTCGTCAACCGTCGGATTGCCCCCCATCCACGGGCCCACGTGATGGACGGGTTTTTCGATTTCATCAACGCGCTCGGCGTGACCGAGCGGGTGCTGCGCTGGGATATCCCGGTTCCCGAGGCGGCCCGCCAGCGGGCCGATGACCTCGTTCCGCCGGATCAGCCGACAATGGTGATCAGCCCGTGCAGCTCGCAGCGGGTGGCCAACTTCCGAAACTGGTCAATCGCGTCCTATGTGGAACTGGTGCGCCACGCCCACAACCGGCATGGGCTGCAGGTGATCATCACCGGCGGGCCGACGGCGGAAGAGCGCCGCTACGGTGAGAGTATTGCCCGGGAGGCTGGCGTGCCAGTGGAGAACCTGGTCGGTAGAACCACGCTCAAGGAACTGCTGGCAATACTGGGGCGCGCCGAGGTCGTGGTCTCGCCGGACTCCGGGCCGGCTCATATGGCAGTGGCGGCGGGCACACCCGTGATCGGCTTGTATGCGACGTCCAATCCGGATCGGACGGGACCCTATCTCGGTCGCCGCTGGGTGGTGAATCGCTATCCCGACGCGGTAAAGGCGCATTGGGGCAAGAGCGTGGACCAAGTTGCCTGGGGGCGGCGTGTTCGTCGTGCCGATGCCATGGACCTGATCACCGTTGCCGACGTGACCGGTCGCCTCGATGCGCTCATGGCCACTCCAGGGGCCGAGCGGCTGCAGGAGCGGATCTCGCCGTGA
- a CDS encoding DegQ family serine endoprotease, translating to MKHGPLLWVFTVALCTALAAPAQASLPLEVDDGPLPSLAPMLERTTPAVVNIATRGRETVRSSPLMDDPFFRRFFDMPQQPRERRTQSLGSGVIVDAEAGFILTNHHVIQNAEQITVTLADGRELSAERIGSDRDTDLAIIRITADDLRALPLADSDQLRVGDFVIAIGNPFGLGQTVTSGIVSALGRSGLPMDGYQDYIQTDASINPGNSGGALVNLRGELVGINTAILSPAGGNIGIGFAIPMNMAQAIMEQLIAHGEVSRGRLGVSVQDLTTELAEAFGLAARSGVVVTQVFPGSAAEAAGLESGDIVAAINGRPVRQASELRNAVGLLRVGDEVRLEVIRNGERQTLSAVLTSPELETLSGAALTPRLAGVTFTMADVETRQGRENRVQVQTVEPGSRAEGSGLRVGDVVLSVNRRPVRDLTDLQAAVPANGELLLHLQRGSGALFLALR from the coding sequence ATGAAGCACGGGCCCTTGCTCTGGGTCTTTACCGTAGCACTCTGCACCGCCCTCGCCGCACCTGCGCAGGCAAGCCTACCACTGGAAGTGGACGACGGGCCGCTGCCATCCCTGGCTCCTATGCTGGAGCGCACCACCCCCGCGGTGGTGAATATCGCTACCCGGGGGCGTGAAACCGTGCGCAGCAGTCCCTTGATGGACGACCCATTCTTCCGGCGTTTTTTCGATATGCCGCAACAACCACGGGAACGCCGCACCCAGAGCCTGGGTTCCGGCGTGATCGTCGATGCGGAAGCCGGATTCATCCTCACCAACCACCACGTGATCCAGAACGCCGAGCAGATCACCGTGACGCTTGCCGACGGCCGGGAGTTGAGCGCCGAGCGCATCGGTAGCGACCGGGACACGGATCTGGCCATCATCCGCATCACCGCCGACGACCTCCGGGCTTTGCCACTGGCGGACTCCGACCAGCTTCGCGTGGGCGATTTCGTGATCGCTATCGGTAACCCGTTCGGTCTCGGCCAGACGGTCACGTCGGGGATCGTCAGCGCCCTGGGGCGCTCCGGCCTGCCCATGGATGGCTACCAGGACTACATCCAGACCGATGCGTCGATCAATCCCGGCAATTCCGGTGGCGCCCTGGTCAACCTCCGCGGCGAACTGGTCGGTATCAACACCGCAATCCTGAGCCCCGCTGGCGGCAACATCGGCATCGGTTTCGCCATTCCCATGAACATGGCCCAGGCGATCATGGAGCAGTTGATCGCCCACGGCGAAGTGAGCCGCGGCCGGCTGGGCGTCAGCGTGCAGGACCTGACCACGGAGTTGGCGGAAGCGTTCGGGCTAGCCGCGCGCAGCGGCGTCGTGGTCACCCAGGTGTTCCCGGGGTCGGCGGCCGAGGCGGCCGGCCTTGAGAGCGGCGACATTGTTGCCGCCATCAACGGCCGTCCCGTCCGCCAGGCCAGCGAGCTGCGCAATGCGGTGGGCCTGCTGCGGGTGGGCGACGAGGTCAGGCTGGAGGTGATCCGCAACGGCGAGCGGCAGACCCTGTCCGCGGTGCTCACCAGCCCGGAACTGGAAACCCTGAGCGGTGCGGCCCTGACACCCCGGCTTGCAGGCGTCACCTTTACTATGGCGGACGTGGAAACACGACAGGGCCGGGAGAACCGGGTGCAAGTACAAACCGTCGAGCCGGGAAGCCGTGCCGAGGGCTCCGGCCTGCGGGTGGGTGACGTGGTGCTTTCGGTGAATAGGCGCCCGGTGCGGGATCTGACCGACCTTCAGGCCGCAGTTCCCGCCAACGGTGAATTGTTGCTGCATCTGCAACGCGGCAGTGGGGCACTGTTCCTGGCGTTGCGCTGA
- a CDS encoding protein-L-isoaspartate O-methyltransferase family protein has translation MREMNLEQARFNMVEQQVRPWDVLDPRALDVMDRVLREHFVDPKHRNLAYSDLNLPLAHGQVMLSPRQEGRILQAVAPQETEQVLEIGTGSGYLTACLATLARHVTTVDIHPEFHELAGTRLEKEGLRNVTFVDGDAARGWDDGKRYDAIAVTGSLPELHQGFHRALTIGGRLFVIVGDGPIMEALLIIRVAEDQWAVDSLVDTHIPALINAHRTRHFEF, from the coding sequence ATGCGAGAAATGAACCTGGAGCAAGCCCGCTTCAACATGGTGGAACAGCAGGTACGCCCCTGGGACGTGCTGGATCCGCGGGCACTGGACGTCATGGACCGCGTGCTCCGCGAACATTTCGTCGACCCGAAACACCGTAATCTCGCCTACTCCGATCTCAACCTGCCCCTGGCCCACGGTCAGGTCATGCTCTCGCCGCGCCAGGAGGGCCGCATCCTGCAGGCGGTGGCACCGCAGGAGACCGAGCAGGTACTGGAGATCGGCACTGGCAGCGGCTATCTCACCGCCTGTCTTGCCACCCTGGCCCGCCATGTCACCACGGTGGATATTCACCCTGAGTTCCATGAGCTGGCCGGCACCCGACTCGAGAAAGAGGGCCTTCGAAACGTCACTTTCGTGGATGGCGATGCCGCCCGCGGCTGGGATGACGGCAAGCGCTACGACGCCATCGCCGTGACCGGCTCGCTACCCGAGTTGCACCAGGGCTTTCACCGGGCCCTGACCATCGGTGGACGCCTCTTCGTGATTGTAGGCGACGGCCCGATCATGGAAGCGTTGTTGATCATCCGCGTGGCCGAGGATCAATGGGCCGTGGATAGCCTGGTAGATACCCACATCCCGGCACTGATCAACGCCCACCGCACTCGCCACTTCGAATTCTAG
- the hldE gene encoding bifunctional D-glycero-beta-D-manno-heptose-7-phosphate kinase/D-glycero-beta-D-manno-heptose 1-phosphate adenylyltransferase HldE yields MQLTLPDFSTARVLVAGDLMLDRYWYGSTGRISPEAPVPVVHVGGTEERPGGAANVALNIAALQGRVNLLGLTGDDEAASMLRRQLLEQGVDCAFREVAGHPTICKLRVLSRRQQLIRMDFERPFSDDEREGFGRLFREHLQAANTVVLSDYAKGTLADAPGMIRAAREAGCRVLVDPKGSDFSRYRGADVLTPNQAEFEAVVGHCENDAALEARGRNLLRELHLGAVLVTRGERGMLLITGTGKPLHLPAHAREVFDVTGAGDTVISVLAAALSAGSELPVATALANLAAGLVVAKVGTATVTVAELRRALHGVTADGYGTVGRAELELLASDARAQGERLVFTNGCFDILHAGHVAYLQKARALGDRLIVAVNDDDSVRRLKGPERPLNPVEQRMMVLAAMGCVDWVVPFSEDTPAALIELLRPDVLVKGGDYRPEDIVGADMVTAAGGEVVVLDFVDGVSTTGIIERIRKGT; encoded by the coding sequence ATGCAGTTGACCTTGCCTGATTTCTCCACCGCTCGCGTGCTGGTCGCCGGTGATCTGATGCTCGATCGCTACTGGTATGGCAGCACCGGGCGTATTTCACCGGAAGCGCCGGTGCCGGTGGTGCACGTTGGCGGCACCGAGGAGCGTCCCGGCGGGGCCGCCAACGTGGCGCTGAACATCGCGGCCTTGCAGGGCCGGGTGAATCTGCTGGGCCTTACCGGCGACGACGAGGCGGCATCGATGCTGCGCCGTCAGTTGCTGGAGCAGGGTGTCGATTGCGCATTTCGCGAGGTTGCCGGTCATCCCACCATCTGCAAGTTGCGGGTGCTCAGTCGTCGCCAACAGCTTATCCGCATGGATTTCGAACGCCCCTTTTCTGACGATGAGCGTGAAGGGTTTGGTCGCCTGTTCCGCGAGCATCTGCAGGCTGCCAACACGGTGGTGCTCTCGGATTACGCCAAGGGCACGCTGGCCGATGCGCCGGGGATGATCCGGGCTGCCCGGGAAGCGGGGTGCCGGGTGCTGGTGGATCCCAAGGGCAGCGACTTCAGCCGCTATCGCGGTGCCGATGTGCTCACCCCGAATCAGGCCGAGTTCGAGGCGGTGGTGGGGCATTGCGAAAACGACGCGGCGCTGGAGGCCCGCGGTCGCAATCTGCTGCGGGAGTTACACCTCGGCGCAGTCCTGGTCACCCGTGGCGAACGTGGCATGTTGCTGATCACCGGCACTGGCAAACCCCTGCATTTGCCGGCTCATGCCAGGGAGGTCTTCGACGTCACCGGTGCTGGTGACACGGTGATTTCGGTGCTCGCGGCGGCTCTGTCCGCAGGCAGTGAGTTGCCGGTGGCGACGGCGCTGGCCAACCTGGCTGCCGGACTGGTGGTGGCCAAGGTGGGTACGGCCACGGTGACGGTGGCGGAGTTGCGGCGGGCGCTCCATGGCGTCACGGCAGATGGCTACGGCACGGTAGGTCGCGCCGAGCTTGAGTTACTGGCGAGTGACGCGCGCGCCCAGGGTGAACGGCTGGTTTTTACCAATGGCTGTTTCGATATCCTGCACGCCGGGCATGTGGCCTATCTGCAAAAGGCCCGCGCCCTTGGAGACCGCCTGATTGTTGCCGTCAACGATGACGATTCGGTGCGCCGCCTAAAGGGCCCCGAGCGCCCGTTGAACCCGGTGGAGCAGCGCATGATGGTGCTCGCCGCCATGGGCTGCGTGGACTGGGTGGTGCCGTTCTCGGAGGACACGCCGGCTGCGCTGATCGAACTGTTGCGCCCGGATGTGCTGGTCAAGGGTGGTGACTACCGGCCGGAGGATATCGTCGGTGCCGACATGGTCACTGCGGCCGGGGGCGAAGTCGTGGTACTGGACTTCGTGGATGGCGTGTCCACCACCGGCATCATCGAGCGCATCCGCAAGGGCACCTGA
- a CDS encoding ExbD/TolR family protein: MRIEWAPRRKRSIVSLTPLIDVVFILLVFFMLASSFLDWRSASLAIPPLGDAAAEAESELIVIRLTDSGEIVFDGEVTDRAGLDVLISQALAADSERPMVLRPEPGVPLRDIMWVVDSATAAGGTNLSLQRGGE; encoded by the coding sequence ATGCGCATTGAGTGGGCACCCAGACGAAAGCGCAGCATCGTCAGCCTGACCCCATTGATCGATGTGGTGTTCATCCTGCTGGTGTTTTTCATGCTGGCCTCGAGTTTTCTCGACTGGCGTTCCGCCAGTCTCGCGATTCCTCCGCTCGGTGATGCAGCCGCGGAAGCGGAGTCCGAACTCATCGTCATTCGCCTGACTGATAGTGGCGAGATTGTGTTTGACGGTGAGGTGACGGATCGCGCGGGGCTTGATGTGCTGATAAGCCAGGCACTGGCGGCGGACAGCGAGCGGCCCATGGTGCTGCGACCTGAACCGGGCGTGCCCTTGCGCGACATCATGTGGGTGGTGGATTCGGCCACGGCTGCAGGTGGTACCAACCTCTCGCTGCAGCGGGGAGGCGAGTAA
- a CDS encoding energy transducer TonB, translated as MSELGLRHWLVVLAIAIMVHLVVLGAWREPSADPELIVPAGVEIQLTATRGSPEGEVQPEPEPEPEPEPEPEPEPEPEPEPEPEPEPEPEPEPEPEPEPEPEPEPEPEPEPEPEPEPEPEPAPPSEDVLGLEDAPELADEEPSAEEAIAGDPEAEENYLSWLGGYLQRYREYPRQAERRRQEGTVIVRFTVDTDGAISAIEIEQSSGHGLLDDAVIALLERLSPLPDAPDRRLEDIRLPVEYRLR; from the coding sequence ATGTCCGAGCTGGGACTGCGACATTGGCTTGTGGTGCTGGCCATTGCCATCATGGTGCATCTGGTGGTGCTGGGTGCCTGGCGCGAGCCCTCGGCGGATCCGGAGCTGATCGTGCCGGCGGGCGTCGAGATCCAGCTGACGGCAACCCGGGGCTCGCCGGAGGGTGAAGTCCAGCCAGAGCCGGAGCCAGAGCCGGAGCCGGAGCCGGAGCCGGAGCCAGAGCCAGAGCCGGAGCCGGAGCCAGAACCGGAGCCAGAACCGGAGCCAGAACCGGAGCCGGAGCCGGAGCCAGAGCCGGAGCCAGAGCCAGAGCCAGAGCCAGAGCCAGAGCCAGAGCCAGAGCCAGAGCCAGAGCCAGAGCCGGCCCCACCGTCCGAGGACGTGCTCGGACTGGAGGATGCCCCGGAACTGGCCGACGAGGAGCCCAGCGCCGAGGAAGCCATCGCTGGTGATCCTGAAGCCGAGGAGAACTATCTGAGCTGGCTCGGCGGCTATCTACAGCGCTATCGGGAATACCCCCGACAGGCGGAGCGCCGCCGCCAGGAGGGGACAGTCATCGTCCGCTTCACCGTGGACACCGATGGCGCCATCTCGGCCATCGAGATCGAACAGTCCTCGGGCCATGGCCTGCTGGATGACGCCGTGATCGCGCTGCTGGAGAGGCTGTCGCCGCTACCGGATGCCCCCGATCGGCGTCTCGAGGACATCCGGCTGCCGGTGGAGTACCGGCTGCGCTGA
- the waaA gene encoding lipid IV(A) 3-deoxy-D-manno-octulosonic acid transferase, whose amino-acid sequence MRFAYTVLLYLLVPWMPLYLLWRGRRQPLYRKRWSERFFGHVPARVPRGSIWVHAASVGEVQAAGPFLRELRHRYPGIPLVVTTQTPTGALQLDRQFGDSVHHCYVPFDLPHAVAAFLNRLQPRLAIIVEMELWPNLFHGIHRRRIPLLLVNARLSASTAAGYSRVRRLMEPVLQCPTRIAAQSRDDARRLLELGAPDERLVVAGSLKFDQSVPASTREQGEVLRQQLGANRPTWIAASTREGEEEQVLAAHALVLKTLPETLLILVPRHPDRFDGVADLVQEAGFNLARRSEGGVCPAHVQVYLGDTMGELPLLYAASDIAFVGGSLVPMGAHNLLEPAALGLPVLVGLHTYNFADITRQLVEAGACDQVADANLLADAVIELLENPDRRADMGRAGRGMVEANRGATGFVIDEVKALLESSR is encoded by the coding sequence ATGCGGTTCGCCTATACCGTCTTGCTGTATCTGCTGGTTCCGTGGATGCCCTTGTACCTGCTGTGGCGCGGTCGGCGCCAGCCGCTGTATCGCAAGCGGTGGTCGGAACGCTTCTTCGGGCATGTTCCGGCCCGTGTGCCAAGGGGCAGCATCTGGGTCCATGCCGCATCTGTCGGTGAAGTGCAGGCTGCCGGACCGTTCCTGCGGGAGCTTCGTCATCGCTATCCCGGCATTCCCCTGGTAGTGACGACCCAGACGCCGACCGGGGCGCTGCAACTGGATCGACAGTTCGGTGACAGCGTCCACCATTGCTATGTGCCGTTCGACCTGCCCCACGCTGTTGCCGCGTTCCTCAATCGCCTGCAGCCACGCCTTGCCATCATCGTGGAAATGGAACTATGGCCGAACCTGTTCCACGGTATCCACCGTCGTCGCATTCCCCTGCTGCTGGTCAATGCACGACTCTCGGCATCGACGGCGGCGGGCTATTCCCGGGTCCGGCGGTTGATGGAACCGGTGCTGCAATGTCCGACACGCATCGCTGCGCAGAGTCGGGATGATGCCCGACGCCTGCTGGAACTCGGTGCCCCGGATGAGCGCCTGGTGGTGGCCGGCAGCCTGAAGTTCGATCAGTCGGTGCCGGCGAGCACACGAGAGCAGGGCGAGGTGTTGCGCCAGCAACTGGGGGCCAACCGCCCGACCTGGATCGCCGCCAGTACCCGTGAGGGTGAAGAGGAGCAGGTTCTGGCGGCCCATGCGCTGGTTCTGAAGACGTTGCCGGAAACCCTGCTGATACTGGTGCCCCGTCATCCCGACCGCTTCGATGGAGTGGCCGATCTGGTCCAGGAGGCCGGTTTCAACCTGGCGCGACGTTCCGAGGGTGGCGTCTGCCCGGCCCATGTGCAGGTGTACCTGGGAGACACCATGGGCGAGTTGCCGTTGCTCTACGCCGCCTCCGACATCGCCTTCGTCGGTGGCAGTCTCGTGCCCATGGGGGCGCATAACCTGCTGGAGCCCGCCGCGCTTGGCCTGCCGGTGCTGGTTGGCCTCCACACCTACAACTTTGCCGACATCACCCGGCAACTGGTGGAGGCCGGTGCCTGCGATCAGGTGGCGGACGCCAACCTGCTGGCCGATGCGGTGATCGAATTGCTGGAGAACCCGGATCGGCGGGCCGACATGGGGCGCGCTGGACGTGGGATGGTGGAAGCGAACCGCGGGGCAACCGGCTTCGTCATCGACGAGGTCAAGGCCTTGCTGGAGTCGTCGCGCTAG
- a CDS encoding lysophospholipid acyltransferase family protein, producing MTARQTAYPTSPAHPRNWGQCATLALTWLIARLPWRWAVSLGTSLGHLAYHLLPSRREIARRNLELCFPELSAAERDVLVRENFGYTGRGIAEIALGWFGGAGVDGIPVSITGREHLQAALADGRPVILLSGHFTSVELAARFLGREMQVAAIYKPLRKKPVLDAAMLRARRRNVAEAYSRDDIRGIVRSLKKGVPVWYAGDQDYGRRHSVFAPFFGVPAATITALSRLARMGNAHVVPLFFNCRPDGGGYEICFEPALEGFPSGDDLADATRMNAVVEAAVRRHPAQYLWIHRRFKRQPDRTVNLYERTGP from the coding sequence TTGACCGCTCGACAGACCGCGTACCCAACCAGCCCGGCACATCCCCGCAACTGGGGCCAGTGCGCGACCCTTGCCCTTACCTGGCTGATAGCGCGCCTGCCCTGGCGCTGGGCGGTATCCCTGGGAACCAGCCTGGGGCACCTGGCCTACCATCTGCTGCCCAGCCGACGCGAGATCGCACGCCGTAATCTGGAATTGTGCTTTCCCGAGCTGAGCGCGGCGGAACGGGATGTCCTGGTGCGGGAGAACTTCGGTTATACCGGGCGCGGCATCGCCGAGATTGCCTTGGGCTGGTTCGGCGGTGCCGGAGTCGATGGGATTCCCGTCTCCATCACGGGGCGGGAGCACCTGCAGGCGGCACTCGCCGACGGCCGCCCGGTGATCCTGCTTTCGGGACACTTCACCTCGGTGGAGCTGGCGGCACGGTTTCTCGGCCGGGAGATGCAGGTCGCCGCCATCTACAAGCCGTTGCGCAAGAAACCAGTGCTCGACGCAGCCATGCTGCGGGCACGTCGCCGCAACGTCGCCGAAGCCTATTCCCGGGACGATATCCGCGGCATCGTCCGCTCGCTGAAAAAGGGCGTGCCGGTGTGGTACGCCGGCGATCAGGATTACGGTCGCCGGCATTCGGTGTTCGCACCATTCTTCGGTGTACCAGCCGCCACGATCACGGCGCTATCGCGCCTCGCCCGCATGGGCAACGCCCACGTGGTTCCGCTTTTCTTCAACTGCCGACCCGATGGCGGCGGCTACGAGATCTGCTTTGAGCCCGCGCTGGAGGGTTTCCCCAGCGGTGATGACCTGGCCGATGCCACCCGGATGAACGCCGTGGTGGAGGCCGCCGTCCGCCGTCATCCAGCGCAGTATCTGTGGATCCATCGGCGCTTCAAGCGCCAGCCCGACCGCACCGTCAATCTCTACGAGCGGACGGGACCATGA
- a CDS encoding 3-deoxy-D-manno-octulosonic acid kinase, with the protein MRHSEIHQNGCHWQLHDPTILEQLPEWLFDPDALATRNMLTGESSGRRSAWFLRFGDRNMVLRHYWRGGMVARISADVYVWTGLERTRPWREWHLLAQMRAAGLPVPVPVAARVSRQGPGYRGDLLTLAIPGAEPLDTVIHAGADNVALWGSIGKTIRRFHIAGFRHADLNVRNILVDAERRIWLIDWDRGTHRTDHDWALGNIARLRRSLQKDPALKAAADRHWQRLLASYETPL; encoded by the coding sequence ATGCGCCATAGCGAAATTCACCAAAACGGTTGCCACTGGCAACTGCACGACCCGACCATCCTCGAGCAACTGCCCGAGTGGCTGTTCGATCCGGACGCCCTCGCCACCCGCAATATGCTCACCGGGGAGAGCAGCGGTCGACGCAGCGCCTGGTTTCTGCGCTTCGGGGACCGCAACATGGTACTACGCCACTACTGGCGGGGCGGCATGGTGGCTCGAATCAGCGCGGATGTCTATGTCTGGACAGGGCTGGAGCGAACCCGGCCATGGCGCGAGTGGCATCTGCTGGCGCAGATGCGAGCCGCCGGGCTGCCGGTTCCGGTGCCAGTCGCAGCCCGGGTGAGTCGACAGGGGCCAGGCTACCGGGGCGATCTCCTCACCCTTGCCATCCCCGGCGCCGAACCGTTGGACACGGTGATTCATGCCGGTGCGGACAATGTGGCCTTATGGGGCAGCATCGGCAAAACCATCCGCCGTTTCCACATCGCCGGCTTCCGCCATGCGGACCTGAACGTGCGCAACATACTCGTGGACGCGGAGCGCCGCATCTGGCTGATCGACTGGGATCGTGGCACGCACCGCACCGACCATGACTGGGCGCTGGGCAATATCGCCCGGCTGCGGCGCTCATTGCAGAAAGACCCGGCACTCAAGGCCGCCGCCGACCGCCACTGGCAGCGCCTCCTGGCCAGTTACGAGACGCCCCTGTGA
- a CDS encoding ExbD/TolR family protein: MHFPDPPRREQGENVIPLINIVFLLLIFFMLAGALTATDPFDVEPPETRDGREAERTEDGMILLAADGRLAFEGEELAAEDLTMRLQERLAGAEPPPIKLKADADVSAEAVLDLMDLLRDVGLERLVLLTNPAES, translated from the coding sequence ATGCATTTCCCGGATCCGCCCCGCCGTGAGCAGGGTGAAAACGTCATTCCCCTGATCAATATCGTCTTTCTGCTGCTGATCTTCTTCATGCTGGCCGGTGCCCTCACCGCCACCGACCCGTTTGATGTCGAGCCTCCGGAAACCCGGGACGGTCGCGAGGCCGAGCGGACCGAGGACGGCATGATACTGCTGGCCGCCGACGGCCGCCTGGCTTTCGAAGGTGAAGAACTGGCCGCAGAAGATCTGACCATGCGACTGCAGGAGCGACTGGCTGGAGCGGAACCGCCGCCCATCAAGCTCAAGGCCGATGCCGACGTATCCGCGGAGGCCGTGCTCGATCTGATGGATCTGCTGCGGGACGTGGGCCTGGAGCGCCTCGTGCTGTTGACCAATCCGGCGGAGTCCTGA